One part of the Eucalyptus grandis isolate ANBG69807.140 chromosome 10, ASM1654582v1, whole genome shotgun sequence genome encodes these proteins:
- the LOC108957051 gene encoding late embryogenesis abundant protein Dc3-like, with translation MASHDKSFRAGETKGRTEEKTDRAMGAVRDKAEAAKDKTYDTAQAAKDKTHESKDQSGSYISEKAGAAKQKASETAEATKEKASRAAEQVKSMAQGAKESVKHTFGMAGDEDQDRDDPPRYT, from the exons ATGGCGTCTCACGACAAGAGCTTTCGAGCAGGCGAAACCAAGGGCCGTACCGAG GAGAAGACGGACCGAGCGATGGGGGCCGTGAGAGACAAGGCCGAGGCAGCCAAGGACAAGACCTACGACACGGCTCAGGCGGCCAAGGACAAGACCCACGAGAGCAAGGACCAGTCCGGCAGCTACATCTCCGAGAAGGCCGGCGCCGCCAAGCAGAAGGCCTCCGAGACCGCCGAGGCCACCAAGGAGAAGGCGTCGCGGGCCGCGGAGCAGGTGAAGAGCATGGCCCAAGGCGCCAAGGAATCCGTGAAGCACACCTTCGGGATGGCCGGCGACGAGGACCAAGACAGGGACGACCCGCCCCGCTACACTTAG
- the LOC104423161 gene encoding lys-63-specific deubiquitinase BRCC36, with protein sequence MSLTSVKMSEEVWLTCLTHALSTETEEIMGLLLGDVECSKKGTITALIWGASPQKRSDRQKDRVETNPEQLAAASALAEEMTISTGRTTRVIGWYHSHPHITVLPSHVDVRTQAMYQLLDSGFIGLIFSCFSEDINKVGRIQVIAFQSSDGKQNQILRPIPLSPVNRSSVIDLESSLSSSENLLGRSSSGRGENPEEDTGDSRISAGANKGRGRSSDLGGFFANADTNYLGREIIGENYRNGNPSSSAIIAIDPMDMTESMQEAMHRSNLDMSGAEYVRKEVPLHVLPSSSLLNLVSPLSSFTDLQRVIYEEERAAYIEAVRQNMREGKAHPLTFIHHTSTYQASMCKLMEYCLSPAIGVLQDRVRENEIRMLKLADEAKSLEMEVQRGSDSNSGHRGSVYGQRSVPSPPESGNTRSIDSPRSRSRKWAQ encoded by the exons ATGTCTCTAACGAGCGTGAAAATGTCGGAGGAGGTTTGGCTGACATGCCTCACCCACGCATTGTCCACGGAGACCGAGGAGATCATGGGCCTCCTCCTCGGCGATGTCGAG TGCTCAAAAAAGGGGACTATCACTGCACTAATTTGGGGTGCATCGCCTCAAAAACGATCAGACCGGCAAAAAGATCGTGTTGAGACAAATCCTGAACAGTTGGCTGCTGCATCAGCGCTGGCTGAA GAGATGACCATTTCAACGGGAAGGACAACAAGAGTTATTGGATGGTACCATTCACACCCTCATATAACGGTTCTCCCATCCCATGTTG ATGTGCGGACACAGGCAATGTATCAACTCCTAGATTCTGGATTCATTGGGTTGATATTTTCCTGCTTTAGTGAGGATATTAACAAG GTTGGGAGAATTCAAGTCATAGCTTTCCAATCTTCAGATGGGAAGCAAAACCAGATATTGAGACCTATCCCTCTATCTCCGGTTAATAGGAGTTCAGTCATAGACTTGGAATCATCTTTGAGTTCCTCAGAGAATTTATTGGGTAGATCTAGCTCTGGGAGGGGGGAGAACCCTGAAGAGGACACTGGCGATTCCAGAATCTCTGCTGGAGCTAATAAG GGGCGGGGAAGGTCATCGGACTTGGGGGGTTTCTTTGCTAATGCTGATACCAATTATCTGGGAAGAGAGATAATTGGTGAAAATTATCGCAATGGAAATCCAAGCAGCAGCGCCATTATTGCAATAGATCCCATGGATATGACAGAAAGCATGCAAGAGGCTATGCATAGGTCGAACTTGGACATGAG TGGCGCTGAGTATGTAAGGAAAGAAGTACCCCTCCATGTGTTACCCAGTTCCTCTCTCCTAAATCTTGTTTCACCTCTATCTTCATTTACGGACTTGCAACGTGTTATATATGAAGAGGAAAGGGCAGCATATATTGAGGCCGTCAGACAAAATATGAG GGAAGGGAAAGCACATCCACTTACTTTTATTCATCACACCTCAACGTATCAGGCTTCCATGTGCAAGCTGATGGAATACTG TTTAAGCCCTGCCATTGGCGTACTTCAGGATCGTGTGAGAGAGAATGAGATTAGG ATGCTGAAGCTGGCAGACGAAGCAAAGAGCTTGGAGATGGAGGTCCAGAGAGGGAGTGATTCAAATTCAGGTCACCGGGGAAGTGTCTATGGTCAGAGAAGCGTGCCTAGTCCACCGGAGTCTGGCAATACAAGGAGCATCGATAGTCCCCGCAGCCGAAGCAGGAAATGGGCCCAGTGA
- the LOC120289179 gene encoding uncharacterized protein LOC120289179, translated as MSKDSTVRSIVDHGSSAAPDPCSSQQIKLLESNNPVDSAENIREWVEARCPICMEHPHNAVILKCSSQGCQPYMCNTSHHHSNCLDQFNNRSPVPSPSIALPSSIVLCGSGVDSKLVCPFCRGKILGWDVREAARQYMDSKPRSCSLETCMFTGTYSELTKHARTEHPHMRPSEVDPSRQHDWMRLERETDLEDLWSTLESDLSMAEYLFEDDWSSRAESLFEDDWSSTAESLFEDDWSSTADSLFEDDWSSFSSWPLSRAEVGNAFVLQSLGQGRRHMHAGHLFMAENESLDPMLLLEVVWSFSSSRALSEAEIAKELLSQSLDRGHRQMRSRMPAQRTPWGRYGYESNGSVQRANFSATRCNAQRLRRQDRRWSASSNRW; from the coding sequence ATGTCAAAGGACAGTACGGTCCGTTCCATTGTTGACCATGGGTCTTCAGCAGCTCCTGATCCCTGCTCCTCCCAGCAAATTAAGTTGCTCGAGTCCAACAACCCAGTTGATTCAGCTGAAAACATCAGAGAATGGGTGGAAGCTAGGTGCCCCATTTGCATGGAGCATCCTCACAACGCTGTCATCTTGAAATGTTCATCGCAGGGATGCCAGCCATACATGTGCAACACGAGCCACCACCATTCTAACTGTCTCGATCAGTTCAATAATAGATCACCAGTTCCGTCTCCCTCAATAGCATTACCTAGTAGTATTGTTCTGTGTGGGAGTGGTGTGGACTCGAAGCTTGTCTGCCCTTTTTGTAGAGGGAAGATACTGGGTTGGGATGTCAGAGAGGCTGCTCGCCAGTACATGGATTCCAAACCAAGGAGTTGTTCCCTGGAGACTTGTATGTTCACTGGGACTTACTCAGAATTAACGAAGCATGCTAGAACTGAGCACCCACATATGAGGCCATCGGAAGTGGATCCGTCACGGCAGCATGATTGGATGAGGTTGGAACGGGAAACAGATCTCGAAGATCTCTGGAGCACCCTAGAGTCAGATTTGTCTATGGCAGAATATCTGTTTGAGGATGATTGGTCATCTAGGGCAGAATCTCTGTTTGAGGATGATTGGTCATCTACGGCTGAATCTCTGTTTGAGGATGATTGGTCATCTACGGCAGATTCTCTGTTTGAGGATGATTGGTCATCTTTTTCATCCTGGCCCTTGTCTAGGGCAGAGGTTGGGAATGCGTTCGTCTTGCAGAGCCTTGGCCAAGGCCGTAGACATATGCATGCTGGCCATTTGTTTATGGCAGAAAATGAAAGTCTGGATCCAATGCTCCTGCTTGAGGTCGTTTGGTCGTTTAGTTCATCCAGGGCCTTGTCTGAGGCAGAGATTGCGAAAGAGCTCCTCTCGCAGAGCCTTGACCGAGGCCATAGACAGATGCGAAGTCGAATGCCAGCGCAGAGGACACCGTGGGGAAGATATGGATATGAGTCCAATGGTAGCGTGCAAAGGGCCAACTTCTCGGCCACGAGGTGTAATGCCCAGAGGCTTCGGCGGCAGGATCGCAGATGGTCAGCGTCTAGCAATAGGTGGTGA
- the LOC104423159 gene encoding uncharacterized protein LOC104423159: MSKDSTVRSIVDHGSSAAPDPCSSQQIKLLESNNPVDLAENIREWEEARCPICMEHPHNAVILKCSSQGCQPYMCNTSHHHSNCLDQFNNRSPVLSPSIALPSSIVLCGSDLDSKLVCPLCRGKILGWDVSEAARQYMDSKPRSCSLETCMFTGTYSELTKHARSEHPHMRPSEVDPSRQHDWTRLEQETDLEDLWSTLESDFIEDEMYAGHLSMTEYWFEDDWSSFLSWPLYRAEVGNAFVFQSLGQGRRQMHAGHLFMAENESLDPMLLLEVVWSFSSSRALSAAEIVKELLSQSLDRGHRQMRSRMPAQRTPWGRYGYESNGSVRRANFSAVRCNAQRLRRRDHRWSASSNRW, from the coding sequence ATGTCAAAGGACAGTACGGTCCGTTCCATTGTTGACCATGGGTCTTCAGCAGCTCCTGATCCCTGCTCCTCCCAGCAAATTAAGTTGCTCGAGTCCAACAACCCAGTTGATTTAGCTGAAAACATCAGAGAATGGGAGGAAGCTAGGTGCCCCATTTGCATGGAGCATCCTCACAACGCTGTCATCTTGAAATGTTCATCTCAGGGATGCCAGCCATACATGTGCAACACTAGCCACCACCATTCTAATTGTCTCGATCAGTTCAATAATAGATCACCAGTTCTGTCTCCCTCAATAGCATTACCTAGTAGTATTGTTCTGTGTGGGAGTGATTTGGACTCAAAGCTTGTCTGCCCTTTATGTAGAGGGAAGATACTGGGTTGGGATGTCAGTGAGGCTGCTCGCCAGTACATGGATTCCAAACCAAGGAGTTGTTCCCTGGAGACTTGTATGTTCACTGGGACTTACTCAGAATTAACGAAGCATGCTAGATCTGAGCACCCACATATGAGGCCATCGGAGGTGGATCCGTCACGGCAGCATGATTGGACGAGGTTGGAACAGGAAACAGATCTCGAAGATCTCTGGAGCACCCTAGAGTCAGATTTTATTGAAGATGAAATGTATGCTGGCCATTTGTCTATGACAGAATATTGGTTTGAGGATGATTGGTCATCTTTTTTATCCTGGCCCTTGTATAGGGCAGAGGTTGGGAATGCGTTCGTCTTTCAGAGCCTTGGCCAAGGCCGTAGACAGATGCATGCTGGCCATTTGTTTATGGCAGAAAATGAAAGTCTGGACCCAATGCTCCTGCTTGAGGTCGTTTGGTCGTTTAGTTCATCCAGGGCCTTGTCTGCGGCAGAGATTGTGAAAGAGCTCCTCTCGCAGAGCCTTGACCGAGGCCATAGACAGATGCGAAGTCGAATGCCGGCGCAGAGGACACCGTGGGGAAGATATGGATATGAGTCCAATGGTAGCGTGCGAAGGGCCAACTTCTCGGCCGTGAGGTGTAATGCCCAGAGGCTTCGGCGGCGGGATCACAGATGGTCAGCGTCTAGCAATAGGTGGTGA